In Erpetoichthys calabaricus chromosome 11, fErpCal1.3, whole genome shotgun sequence, the DNA window tttgttgttgtttgatttttatgtGAATTCATTATAAATCATCATTGAGCCCACTAAATATGTGGTGTACAATTAAGAGCAAATTAAGCACAAAAAACTTACAGAAGCATGAATGTCAACCAGGCTGCattgtatttaaattaaatgaatgacaATTATTTTGATTAGCATCAGTTTGGGTGTAAAAAGGTCTCCATGACACTTATGGATGAAATGTTATGGTTGCAGCAAGtcaatcaaaaatatgaatatatatctTTACATAAAAGAATACTTTCTCGTGATGAATTATTAACAACAATTGATTAATTCATTCACAGTAATCCAAAAGCAAAATGATGAAATTAATTGCTCTCTGTTGGCTTTTTCTTGTGACAAATGATGTCAAGCATTTTCCTTATCAGAACCTTTAATAGGTTAATTCTTGTAACAAACTGGAATGCCTTTATTCTATGAACAAGTTGTAAGACTTCTGTATTTTGTTGAACCGCTTCTGGTTTTCAGTTATCtagaaatgtttaattattttcttgcAATTAGTCATCTAGATGCAATCTAATATATCTAAACTTCTTCTGGCAATGTCCAAATTTTTAAACTTCAGAAACAGTGATCTTAACAGGTATCTGTAAATCCAACGTGTGATAACAGAATCGATAGACTGTTGATGAACTTGCTTTTCCTTTAATGAACAGTCGTAGTTTGTCTCTGAAGGTTTCTCCTAAAAAGCTGTAAATGATTGGATTAAGGCAACTGTTTGAAAAAGCTGCCAAATTTACAATGTGGCCAGCAAGCGGGTAGTTATGCATTAGTGTGTCCTTGCTTGGATGTGCAGACTCTTTCGTTCTTTGTAAAATCTGAATGCTGATAAAGACATTTtctggaagccagcagatgaagaACACCAGGACTACCACCACAATCATACGAAGTGCTTTTTGTCTCCTTGGCCAAAGGcccttgtgtttttgtgctttcatTAGTATTCTTACAATTAAGGAATAGCACAGTCCAATAATTGAAAATGGTGCAAGAAATCCCAATGTCACTTCAAGCCACTGAATTTCTGTGACATTAGCAAAGCAAAAGTGAACTTCTCCTGTATGCTGGGCCTGCACAATAGTAAAAGGCAGCAGTGTTGCAATTATGGAAGCCATCCATATCAGACCACAGCTGAGTCTGGCTTGTTGCATGGTCCTAAGTGGGCTAATATTGATGCTATTTGCAAGAGCAACATACCTGTCAAAACTCATCCAGGTAAGAAAGAAGATACTGCTGTACATATTGATTTGAAGAAACAAAGACATGAAAGTGCAAAGAATAGCAATGTCATAGTACTTCTCATTAAGGTTAAAGACTTCAATCAGAGAATCGGCCACCAAAATGaggtctgctgcagccagattCACAAAATAAAGGTCAGGAATTGTCATTTTGTCTCTGTGGTTCAAATTTACAACCAAAATCAAAATGTTGCCTATAAAGCCAATGGGGAACAGAAGAATTGTATACAAGCATGAAAGAAACAGACTGATCAGGTAATACTGGTCATTGTCTTTGGATAAGCTGTTTGGTTCACTTTGGTTGCAGATAATTGAATCGTTGGAATCAAGCATAGTACCATTTGCATATATGTAGTTGAGT includes these proteins:
- the gper1 gene encoding G-protein coupled estrogen receptor 1; protein product: MSFNMEENTNSLNYIYANGTMLDSNDSIICNQSEPNSLSKDNDQYYLISLFLSCLYTILLFPIGFIGNILILVVNLNHRDKMTIPDLYFVNLAAADLILVADSLIEVFNLNEKYYDIAILCTFMSLFLQINMYSSIFFLTWMSFDRYVALANSINISPLRTMQQARLSCGLIWMASIIATLLPFTIVQAQHTGEVHFCFANVTEIQWLEVTLGFLAPFSIIGLCYSLIVRILMKAQKHKGLWPRRQKALRMIVVVVLVFFICWLPENVFISIQILQRTKESAHPSKDTLMHNYPLAGHIVNLAAFSNSCLNPIIYSFLGETFRDKLRLFIKGKASSSTVYRFCYHTLDLQIPVKITVSEV